In the Chroococcidiopsis sp. SAG 2025 genome, one interval contains:
- a CDS encoding DUF454 family protein, giving the protein MLKTLKNVALLVAGTISLVVGIVGVILPILPGTPFLILAFFCFATLFESILESMFIAAWF; this is encoded by the coding sequence ATGTTAAAAACACTTAAGAACGTTGCTTTACTAGTCGCAGGAACAATTAGCTTGGTGGTTGGGATTGTAGGAGTTATTCTTCCTATATTACCAGGAACTCCTTTTTTGATTTTAGCTTTCTTCTGCTTCGCGACTCTGTTTGAGTCAATTCTTGAGTCAATGTTTATTGCAGCTTGGTTTTGA
- a CDS encoding DUF5132 domain-containing protein: protein MLELETLLLGLEPITALTIGAGALILVPAIGAINSMTGNSLSDSARGAAKNGLVFALDSFDKGQRLIAEAGESFQDLVAEAKSERTKPTNGAPEAPREVSIVSQ from the coding sequence ATGCTCGAACTAGAGACTTTGTTACTAGGTCTTGAGCCAATTACAGCATTAACTATTGGTGCTGGCGCATTAATTTTAGTTCCTGCGATCGGCGCGATCAATTCAATGACGGGTAACTCTCTTTCGGACTCGGCAAGAGGTGCTGCTAAAAATGGTTTAGTTTTTGCCCTCGACTCATTCGACAAGGGACAACGTTTGATTGCCGAAGCTGGCGAATCTTTCCAAGATTTAGTTGCTGAAGCTAAATCAGAAAGAACTAAACCGACTAATGGCGCTCCAGAAGCTCCCCGTGAGGTATCAATCGTATCTCAATAA
- a CDS encoding transposase gives MATVPTQLSQGRVVIVQADTEFGTVEFLKAVRKQSWRAVVGMRCNRKMQDGRHLKQLYRHANRGQQVYLAGDTQPLTVSWFWLKRAEGKRELRFVVSTHPYSGIYLVRLGRKRSCIEGFFKTSKHRFGLHRFGQTTKLGVYRWLIKSANCLSIGALD, from the coding sequence TTGGCAACGGTTCCAACCCAGTTGAGTCAGGGCAGGGTGGTCATTGTACAGGCAGATACGGAGTTTGGCACCGTAGAGTTTCTCAAAGCAGTGCGAAAGCAGTCGTGGCGAGCAGTCGTGGGGATGCGCTGCAATCGCAAAATGCAGGACGGTCGTCATCTAAAGCAACTGTATCGCCATGCCAACCGTGGACAACAGGTGTATTTAGCGGGAGACACACAGCCACTGACGGTGTCCTGGTTCTGGCTCAAACGAGCCGAAGGCAAGCGAGAACTGCGCTTTGTCGTTTCTACCCATCCTTACTCTGGCATTTATCTGGTGCGGCTAGGACGTAAGCGCTCTTGCATTGAGGGCTTTTTCAAAACGAGCAAACATCGTTTTGGGCTGCATCGCTTTGGGCAAACTACGAAACTTGGTGTCTATCGCTGGCTCATCAAGAGCGCTAATTGCCTATCTATTGGCGCATTGGATTGA
- a CDS encoding heavy metal translocating P-type ATPase, producing the protein MDCQVIHSTEGRLRIRVPSIADNSEYADKLNWLLESLNFVTSIRINPAARSLIVAYETHLVSETIAEAELLDRIQRFGNADGSTDLVLPETKPLDRPQVNEWEQLGLPVVALGLALVAAPLEIPPLIIGAAIAGAAVPWFSRATESLVVNRQPNVDLLDSLWMTFHTLNGQFVAPSLKTALVGVRRTLRGMSGEEKERQFQQLLNGSQQLVWVERDGQERQIAFQEVVVGDRVIVYPGDVIPVDGQILQGTALIDERHLTGDPQPVVATAGEDVCASARLLEGKLCIQAKRTGYNTRVGLAFQLLQTEPVYDTQIGTQQAEFAKSAVVPTIFLGASIFALTGTYGPAITPFQLDFGSGIQIAMPTAFLGALTAAARHGVYIRSGRVLELLAQVDTIVFDRTGTLTQGNAVVAVHTTNPSISPGEVLTLAATAETSLNHPVATAIVYAAKTQGIQLLECETWDYLAGMGIACQIDGQEILVGGDRLLQQHHVDVSCLQPEIDASTDSYIYVAKNGQVIGAIFYTDFLRPESADIIATLQQLRIEIYVVTEDNPKVANAVATQLGMTPNCVHAHATSQNKAELVQALCHHGKTVAFVGDGINEAAALSFADVSISFASGSDIEAETADIVLLDNDLAGIVEAIALAKRAMEIVYQNAAIVIVPNLAVVTGGIFFGLNPIVNVVTNNFTAFLAEFFNSMRPLLPPKTSSTKKRLPAASNLALNASTAPTFDRGTHLSSDGAACIKQSALAKRLGLSAGAIARHRAKPEFSKWSSTKDPEGIAWTYDPNSKSFCRLG; encoded by the coding sequence ATGGATTGCCAAGTTATTCACAGCACGGAGGGGCGCTTGCGGATTCGCGTCCCTTCGATTGCCGACAATTCAGAGTATGCCGACAAGCTGAATTGGCTATTAGAGTCGCTGAATTTTGTCACCAGCATTCGGATCAATCCGGCGGCGCGATCGCTGATCGTGGCTTACGAAACTCATTTAGTTTCTGAAACGATCGCCGAAGCAGAACTGCTCGATCGCATTCAACGATTCGGTAATGCAGATGGTAGCACCGATCTAGTTCTGCCAGAGACAAAACCACTAGACCGACCGCAGGTCAATGAATGGGAACAACTAGGACTGCCAGTAGTTGCCCTCGGACTTGCCTTGGTAGCTGCTCCACTGGAAATTCCGCCTCTAATTATTGGCGCGGCGATCGCGGGTGCTGCCGTACCTTGGTTCAGTCGGGCAACTGAGAGTTTAGTTGTCAATCGCCAGCCCAATGTCGATCTGCTAGACTCCCTGTGGATGACCTTTCACACCCTCAACGGGCAGTTTGTCGCTCCATCACTGAAGACAGCTTTGGTAGGCGTGCGGCGGACTCTGCGCGGTATGAGTGGAGAGGAAAAAGAACGACAATTCCAACAGTTGTTGAATGGCTCCCAACAGCTTGTTTGGGTCGAACGAGATGGGCAAGAAAGGCAAATTGCTTTTCAAGAGGTAGTCGTAGGCGATCGCGTCATCGTCTATCCTGGTGATGTGATTCCCGTAGACGGACAGATCTTGCAGGGAACGGCATTAATCGACGAACGGCACTTAACTGGCGATCCGCAGCCAGTAGTTGCCACAGCAGGCGAAGATGTTTGTGCTTCTGCCCGATTGTTAGAAGGTAAACTCTGCATCCAAGCCAAACGCACTGGTTACAATACTCGCGTCGGATTAGCTTTTCAATTGTTGCAAACAGAACCCGTATACGACACCCAGATCGGTACGCAGCAGGCAGAATTTGCCAAAAGTGCTGTCGTACCGACTATCTTTTTAGGTGCATCTATTTTTGCCTTGACTGGGACGTATGGTCCAGCAATTACCCCGTTCCAACTCGACTTTGGTAGCGGTATTCAAATTGCCATGCCTACAGCTTTTCTGGGCGCTCTAACAGCTGCGGCACGTCATGGCGTGTATATTCGTAGCGGTCGCGTTTTAGAGTTGCTGGCTCAAGTTGACACTATAGTTTTCGATCGCACTGGTACTCTGACGCAAGGCAATGCAGTTGTAGCCGTCCATACCACAAATCCAAGCATCTCCCCTGGGGAAGTATTAACACTTGCCGCAACAGCTGAAACGTCTCTCAATCATCCCGTAGCAACCGCGATCGTCTATGCTGCTAAAACTCAGGGAATTCAGTTATTGGAATGCGAAACATGGGATTACCTTGCCGGCATGGGAATCGCTTGTCAGATCGACGGGCAAGAAATCTTAGTTGGAGGCGATCGCCTATTGCAACAACACCATGTCGATGTTAGCTGCCTTCAGCCTGAAATTGATGCTAGTACTGACTCCTACATTTACGTGGCTAAAAACGGGCAAGTTATAGGAGCAATCTTCTACACTGATTTTTTACGCCCAGAAAGTGCAGACATAATTGCAACTTTGCAACAATTGCGAATTGAGATTTATGTGGTGACAGAAGACAATCCCAAAGTTGCTAACGCTGTTGCAACGCAACTAGGTATGACTCCTAATTGCGTTCACGCCCATGCGACTAGCCAGAACAAAGCCGAGTTAGTACAAGCACTGTGCCACCACGGTAAGACTGTGGCTTTTGTCGGGGATGGAATTAACGAAGCGGCGGCGCTATCTTTTGCCGATGTCTCAATCTCTTTTGCATCTGGTAGCGATATTGAAGCAGAAACCGCAGATATCGTGCTGTTAGATAACGATTTAGCTGGGATAGTAGAAGCGATCGCCCTAGCCAAAAGAGCGATGGAAATCGTTTATCAAAATGCTGCGATCGTCATTGTTCCCAACCTTGCCGTAGTCACTGGCGGGATTTTCTTTGGTCTCAACCCAATCGTCAATGTCGTTACCAACAACTTTACTGCCTTTTTAGCTGAATTCTTCAACAGTATGCGCCCCCTCTTACCACCAAAAACTTCTTCCACGAAAAAAAGACTGCCAGCAGCTAGTAATTTAGCTCTGAATGCGTCAACAGCACCTACTTTCGATCGTGGCACGCACCTTAGCAGCGATGGTGCAGCTTGCATCAAGCAAAGCGCTCTAGCAAAGCGGTTGGGATTATCAGCTGGCGCGATCGCGCGTCACCGCGCCAAACCCGAATTTAGCAAATGGAGCAGTACCAAAGATCCAGAAGGAATTGCATGGACTTACGATCCCAACTCGAAATCTTTCTGTCGTCTGGGGTGA
- a CDS encoding heavy metal translocating P-type ATPase produces MIATSVTNDLTPTVAAVEPTIQIENIHYHVVHSTEGRFRIRIPRLADDPEYVGKLHYLVDGLDFVSNIQLNPASRSLIVEYDYEASAKAIAIVQERLFSAIQTAPQVEVPIGWAPKTEEEKASNEVDFVERLAFPAAGLALSVGAMIGLPIPGFVIAGVVFVGAIPVFKRAWEAIQQDRQLTIDFLDGLALSLHTLQGHYFAPSFMLGLVEGGEAIRDLTARGSERANLDLLDCLSKTAFVIRDGQVVEIPTAEVVVGDRIIVYPGDQIPVDGSIISGTGIIDQCKLTGESVPVTRREGEEVFASTLLVDGTLTIDAERVGNNTRAGVIVNLMQAAPVHDTRVENYAAMVANQAVLPTLAIGAGVGLMSGDLNRAVALLTLDFGTGIRVSVPTTILSVLTYTARNGVLIRSGRAIEILARIDTVVFDKTGTLTVGHAGVNDIDIMDDRFTKDDVLCLAATAEQGLTHPIAEAIVHNAKDKGIALKECEEWEYKVGLGAAAKIDGMQIIVGSPRFMNQENVSLDEYDRRYPDAKSGGQSLVYIAGDGKLIGVVRYSDPAREESREVIAELKRMGITAYMLSGDVSRVAKAVAGNLGMNPDNIYAEAFPERKVEVVKSLHDSGKTVAFCGDGINDSAALAYADVSISFAGATDIARETADVVLMEDDLRGLLMAIKAARQAMDIIWQNTAIVAVPNLGALVSGIFFALDPLLAVVINNGTAILAELNGLRPLMGPGMEIPALTGAKAVPQEAITSPNFANAPPSEKPVPAVSVTPVVESKPQLAEEVSVAIALETNGNGHHHTNGNGNGHYTNGNGNGHYTNGNGNGKHPAVKTAIELEKAKMPSPVGHLKQSDLARRLGMSPQTLTYRRSRADFVEWSMTKDPDGVAWLYEPGSRYFYTVEFDNSNVQQEQLVAAGVR; encoded by the coding sequence ATGATTGCTACAAGCGTTACTAATGATTTGACTCCTACGGTTGCTGCGGTTGAACCAACGATTCAGATCGAAAACATCCATTACCATGTTGTTCACTCGACTGAGGGACGTTTTCGGATTCGCATCCCCAGACTGGCAGACGATCCAGAATACGTTGGCAAGCTTCATTACTTAGTTGACGGGCTAGATTTTGTCAGTAATATTCAGCTCAACCCAGCCTCTCGCTCGTTGATTGTAGAGTATGACTACGAAGCTAGTGCCAAAGCGATCGCGATCGTTCAAGAAAGGCTATTCAGTGCAATTCAAACAGCGCCGCAAGTAGAAGTTCCCATAGGATGGGCACCAAAAACAGAGGAGGAAAAAGCTAGTAACGAAGTAGACTTCGTAGAACGGTTAGCCTTTCCTGCGGCTGGTTTAGCACTCTCTGTAGGCGCGATGATAGGCTTACCAATTCCAGGGTTTGTTATTGCTGGCGTAGTATTTGTCGGTGCTATCCCCGTCTTTAAACGAGCCTGGGAAGCAATCCAACAAGACAGACAATTGACAATCGACTTCCTTGATGGTTTAGCACTGAGCTTGCATACTTTGCAAGGTCACTACTTTGCACCATCGTTCATGCTCGGTTTAGTCGAAGGCGGTGAGGCGATCCGAGACTTGACAGCTCGCGGTAGCGAAAGAGCTAACCTCGACCTACTCGACTGTTTGAGTAAGACGGCATTCGTCATTCGTGACGGACAAGTAGTAGAAATTCCCACAGCTGAAGTGGTAGTAGGCGATCGCATTATCGTCTATCCTGGCGACCAAATTCCGGTTGATGGGAGTATCATCAGCGGCACTGGCATTATCGACCAATGCAAATTAACAGGTGAATCAGTCCCCGTTACCAGACGCGAAGGTGAAGAAGTATTTGCTTCCACCCTATTAGTTGACGGGACATTAACAATTGATGCCGAGCGCGTCGGTAACAACACCCGCGCAGGCGTGATTGTCAACTTAATGCAAGCCGCACCAGTACACGATACCAGAGTTGAAAACTATGCGGCAATGGTAGCCAACCAAGCCGTTCTTCCCACTCTGGCAATTGGTGCTGGTGTCGGTCTAATGAGTGGCGATCTGAATCGTGCCGTTGCTCTGTTAACTCTAGACTTTGGTACGGGCATTCGCGTATCAGTACCGACCACAATCTTATCGGTTCTGACTTACACAGCTCGTAACGGTGTCTTGATCCGCAGCGGTCGAGCCATTGAAATTCTTGCCCGCATCGATACAGTCGTCTTCGATAAAACGGGAACCCTAACTGTCGGTCATGCTGGTGTCAACGACATCGACATCATGGACGATCGCTTTACTAAAGATGATGTTTTGTGCTTGGCTGCAACCGCCGAACAAGGACTAACGCACCCAATCGCTGAGGCGATCGTCCACAATGCCAAAGACAAAGGCATAGCGCTGAAAGAATGCGAAGAGTGGGAATACAAAGTTGGTCTGGGTGCAGCAGCCAAAATCGACGGAATGCAGATAATTGTCGGCAGTCCGCGCTTCATGAACCAAGAGAACGTTTCTCTGGATGAATACGATCGCAGGTATCCCGATGCTAAATCCGGCGGACAATCTCTGGTTTACATTGCAGGCGACGGCAAACTGATCGGCGTAGTCCGCTACAGCGATCCAGCTCGCGAAGAAAGTCGGGAAGTCATCGCCGAACTGAAGCGCATGGGTATTACTGCTTACATGCTTAGCGGTGACGTATCGCGGGTAGCGAAAGCCGTTGCTGGTAACTTAGGCATGAATCCTGACAACATCTATGCTGAAGCATTCCCAGAGCGCAAAGTCGAAGTTGTGAAGTCCCTGCATGACAGTGGCAAGACAGTTGCTTTCTGCGGTGACGGGATTAACGACTCAGCCGCCCTTGCTTACGCCGATGTTTCAATCTCATTTGCTGGTGCAACAGATATTGCTAGAGAAACCGCTGATGTCGTGTTAATGGAAGACGATTTGCGCGGCTTACTGATGGCAATTAAGGCAGCAAGACAGGCGATGGATATCATTTGGCAAAATACAGCGATCGTTGCCGTTCCTAACCTCGGCGCATTGGTCTCAGGTATCTTCTTCGCCCTCGATCCACTACTCGCTGTTGTGATCAACAACGGTACGGCTATCCTTGCCGAACTGAATGGCTTGCGTCCGTTGATGGGACCTGGAATGGAAATTCCGGCACTTACCGGAGCCAAGGCAGTACCTCAAGAAGCGATAACTTCGCCAAACTTCGCTAACGCCCCACCGTCAGAAAAACCCGTTCCAGCAGTCAGTGTAACTCCAGTTGTCGAGTCGAAACCACAGCTTGCTGAGGAAGTTAGTGTAGCGATCGCGCTTGAAACCAATGGTAACGGACATCATCATACCAACGGTAATGGCAACGGACACTATACAAATGGCAATGGTAACGGGCACTATACAAATGGCAATGGTAACGGTAAGCATCCAGCAGTAAAAACGGCGATCGAGCTAGAAAAGGCGAAAATGCCATCACCTGTAGGTCATTTAAAGCAGAGTGACTTGGCAAGACGGTTAGGAATGTCTCCCCAAACCCTCACCTATCGCAGATCGAGAGCTGATTTTGTTGAATGGAGCATGACTAAAGACCCAGATGGAGTTGCATGGCTCTACGAACCAGGTTCGAGATACTTCTACACGGTTGAATTCGACAATTCCAACGTCCAGCAAGAACAGCTAGTTGCAGCAGGAGTGCGCTAA